One window of the Cataglyphis hispanica isolate Lineage 1 chromosome 13, ULB_Chis1_1.0, whole genome shotgun sequence genome contains the following:
- the LOC126854197 gene encoding tyrosine-protein kinase Abl isoform X4, translating to MGAQQTKDRVIPVGSTVRQTRKQHTRNLKDTRIIGSNIFTEHSEALLQSRPLPHIPALPEGDPPSGSSVQSISQQTNVQQHTNVSASGLLEAANRWTSKENLLAQEEDDPQLFVALYDFQAGGENQLSLKKGEQVRILSYNKSGEWCEAHSSTGQVGWVPSNYVTPVNSLEKHSWYHGRISRNAAEYLLSSGINGSFLVRESESSPGQRSISLRYEGRVYHYRINEDSEGKMFVTTESKFNTLAELVHHHSMLADGLITQLLYPAPKHNKPTVFPLSPEPDEWEINRTDIVMRHKLGGGQYGDVYEAVWKRYNMTVAVKTLKEDTMALKDFLEEAAIMKEMKHRNLVQLLGVCTREPPFYIITEFMSKGNLLDYLRNESKHQINAVVLMHMATQIASGMSYLESRNFIHRDLAARNCLVGENHLVKVADFGLARLMRDDTYTAHAGAKFPIKWTAPEGLAYNKFSTKSDVWAFGILLWEIATYGMSPYPGVDLTDVYHMLEKGYRMECPPGCPPKVYELMRQCWQWSAADRPTFKEIHHSLENMFQESSITEEVEKQLQGGGEIPLLSYKKSQTGSTGNIHGLVLVSEQLSSSGITQEGVGSVTKLSTFMGGLSSRSNSNIVQMRRSTNKKGKQAPAPPKRTSLLSSCSSFRDSAYQEQDQQNVEVSTMTLDDGTDLNGIDKIFEGGCDMDDDGDGSQGTAEHNFVPQPSTSPEPVSNLPCNQKQIKSRPYTSKEVLSQKLVHVGALEVQNVKRAINRYGTLPKGARIGAYLESLRQSGMPSNQESVSTATSSLSTAIVEQQQDIVASAMIDTVSQHRSLSPRQNNLRGQPQMTRSNSSSGVVNTYQPPNSPRSRAVGIRKTNAEGIGLRTFRAPNNSSFRTASPSRSIQPTLADLEFPPPPLDLPPPPDEIFSEQCDLLPPANTASPCTESSSSHTKIASSPVGLRKLKAEWRSKDEMINDHDQDDRNNDVRNAEPSVKEASSRFGVNLRRRETASSTSGDAHCGGRSTDEKKLIYKPKETSGGAMKTESIDVIGIAAPEEAPPPPPPPPPPIGSAVSGTGTSLDTFESKPGMKEMLELKLINEIKQSADMKQGSSSSSAKKIGSNVSTSGLPSTAPLDPASQLLSELCASFSMDSANKQHIVPSEYAIAMLKNNDVSGATQEHIHVNTQSSIFPEKNNIHKEIPMMTSPITESHILSATSVGFKLKRVDKRSNPQKEENQDSQIIDFKARLRKVDNVDKEKTVAEERGKSSRFDDNAQGSNVVDSADSSSGVDDTSDDKRRSTGSISSLKKLWENKEASCDNQPLSPKLNVRGASSKQDDIANEDSPEDHSNASTRSSTSKGDSRVWPPTSSSSEMEKPIVPAKPLKPLGPSSKHFGSSIYATPNCNKSSQGIDDDSGGKQTGGESKGAKHSVMEISNVIENSILNLKGSPTIVMASWLQLSDKVGLLHGMCVNLTDTAIAPHARFQFRDLLTRLELQARQLRAAGTRNITENTRLLCDVQNTIKDVINTVQR from the exons ATGGGGGCCCAACAGACCAAGGACAGGGTGATCCCCGTTGGGTCCACCGTGCGACAAACGCGCAAACAGCATACCAGGAATCTGAAGGATACGCGCATCATAGGTTCTAACATATTCACCGAGCACAGCG AGGCACTTTTACAAAGTAGACCGCTGCCTCATATTCCAGCATTGCCAGAAGGTGATCCTCCAAGTGGTTCTAGTGTTCAATCAATTTCACAGCAAACAAATGTTCAACAACACACCAATGTGTCTGCTAGTGGGCTTCTTGAAGCAGCAAATAG ATGGACTAGCAAAGAGAATCTGTTGGCGCAGGAGGAAGATGATCCTCAATTATTTGTTGCTTTGTATGATTTTCAAGCTGGTGGAGAGAATCAACTTAGTCTGAAAAAGg GTGAACAAGTACGTATCCTAAGTTACAATAAGAGTGGAGAATGGTGCGAGGCTCACTCCAGCACTGGACAAGTAGGATGGGTACCATCAAACTATGTGACCCCTGTGAATTCTTTGGAAAAACATTCTTGGTACCATGGGAGAATATCTAGAAATGCTGCGGAATATCTGTTGAGTTCGGGAATAAACGGTAGTTTTCTCGTACGGGAATCCGAGAGTAGTCCCGGGCAACGTAGTATCTCTTTGAGATACGAGGGTCGAGTGTATCACTATAGAATTAACGAGGACAGTGAAGGAAAGATGTTTGTCACGACGGAGAGTAAATTTAATACGCTGGCTGAATTGGTGCATCATCACTCGATGCTTGCCGATGGCCTCATCACGCAACTGCTGTATCCCGCACCAAAGCACAACAAGCCTACCGTCTTCCCGTTAAGTCCAGAACCGGACGAATGGGAGATTAATCGAACGGATATAGTAATGAGGCATAAATTAGGAGGCGGTCAATACGGTGATGTATACGAAGCGGTCTGGAAGAGATATAATATGACTGTAGCAGTTAAGACGCTCAAGGAGGACACAATGGCACTGAAGGATTTCCTGGAAGAGGCGGCCATCATGAAGGAAATGAAACATAGGAATTTGGTACAATTGCTGGGAGTGTGTACGCGCGAACCGCCGTTCTATATCATCACGGAGTTCATGAGCAAAGGAAATCTCCTTGATTATTTGCGAAACGAAAGTAAACATCAGATTAATGCCGTGGTCTTGATGCACATGGCTACGCAGATTGCGAGTGGCATGAGTTACTTAGAGAGTAGAAATTTCATCCATCGCGATCTAGCAGCCAGAAATTGTCTGGTCGGAGAGAATCATCTTGTTAAGGTCGCAGATTTTGGATTAGCCCGTCTTATGAGAGACGACACATATACTGCACATGCCGGTGCAAAATTTCCCATAAAATGGACAGCGCCAGAAGGTTTagcatacaataaattttccacaaag tCTGATGTGTGGGCATTCGGTATCCTTTTGTGGGAAATTGCTACCTATGGTATGTCCCCTTATCCTGGTGTCGATTTGACAGACGTTTATCATATGCTGGAGAAAGGCTATCGAATGGAGTGTCCCCCAGGCTGTCCGCCGAAAGTTTACGAATTGATGCGTCAATGTTGGCAGTGGTCAGCGGCAGATCGGCCAACTTTCAAGGAAATACATCATTcattagaaaatatgtttcaaGAATCGAGTATTACCGAAG AGGTAGAGAAGCAGCTTCAAGGTGGTGGGGAAATTCCATTactatcatataaaaaatcgcAGACTGGAAGTACTGGGAATATACATGGACTTGTTCTTGTATCCGAGCAATTGTCTTCTTCTGGCATAACACAAG AAGGAGTAGGTTCGGTTACCAAGCTGAGTACTTTTATGGGTGGCTTGTCAAGTAGGAGTAATAGTAATATAGTTCAAATGCGAAGATCGACCAATAAGAAAGGAAAACAAGCGCCGGCGCCTCCCAAGCGAACAAG CCTGCTGTCATCATGCAGTTCTTTCCGAGATTCCGCCTACCAAGAGCAAGATCAACAAAATGTCGAAGTGAGCACTATGACGCTTGACGATGGCACAGATCTAAATGGTATTGATAAGATTTTTGAAG GAGGTTGCGATATGGACGACGACGGAGATGGGTCGCAAGGGACAGCAGAACATAACTTTGTTCCTCAACCGTCAACTTCGCCGGAACCAGTATCCAACTTACCGTGCAATcagaaacaaattaaatctCGACCTTACACATCTAAGGAGGTACTATCTCAGAAG CTGGTACACGTGGGTGCGCTGGAGGTGCAAAATGTTAAGAGAGCGATCAATCGTTACGGTACATTGCCAAAAGGTGCTAGAATCGGGGCGTACTTGGAATCTCTGCGACAAAGTGGTATGCCGTCGAATCAGGAGAGTGTTTCAACCGCTACGTCTTCCTTGTCTACCGCGATTGTAGAACAGCAACAGGACATTGTCGCGAGCGCCATGATTGATACAGTCTCGCAACATCGCTCGCTCTCGCCTCGCCAGAACAATCTGCGTGGTCAACCGCAAATGACACGCAGCAATTCCTCCAGCGGAGTGGTGAACACCTATCAACCGCCGAATTCACCGCGCAGCCGTGCTGTAGGTATCCGGAAGACCAACGCGGAGGGAATCGGTCTGCGGACCTTCCGCGCGCCAAACAACTCCAGTTTTCGTACCGCCAGTCCGTCCAGATCGATCCAACCGACTCTGGCTGATTTGGAGTTCCCGCCACCACCGTTGGATTTGCCACCACCTCCAGACGAGATCTTTAGTGAACAATGCGATCTACTGCCACCTGCGAATACGGCGTCACCGTGTACCGAGAGTTCCTCTTCTCACACAAAAATCGCAAGTTCGCCAGTCGGTCTCAGGAAATTGAAAGCGGAATGGCGGAGTAAAGatgaaatgataaatgatcATGATCAGGACGATAGGAATAATGATGTGAGGAACGCCGAACCGTCAGTAAAGGAGGCTAGTTCGCGATTCGGTGTGAACTTACGACGTCGAGAGACCGCTTCCTCCACTTCTGGTGATGCGCATTGCGGCGGTAGATCCACAGACGAGAAGAAGTTGATTTACAAACCGAAGGAGACAAGCGGCGGCGCAATGAAAACGGAATCGATAGATGTAATTGGAATCGCAGCTCCTGAGGAAGCACCACCCCCACCCCCGCCTCCGCCGCCCCCAATCGGCAGCGCGGTAAGCGGTACCGGTACATCTTTGGACACCTTCGAATCCAAACCAGGCATGAAAGAAATGCTGGAACTTAAGCTGATCAATGAGATTAAGCAGAGCGCGGATATGAAACAAGGTAGTAGTAGCAGTTCTGCAAAGAAAATCGGCAGCAACGTTAGTACCAGTGGGCTTCCGTCAACAGCGCCGCTTGATCCGGCGTCGCAGCTTCTGTCTGAATTGTGTGCCAGCTTTAGCATGGATTCCGCCAACAAGCAACATATTGTTCCGAGTGAATACGCGATTGCAATGTTGAAGAACAACGACGTGTCCGGAGCCACTCAGGAGCACATTCACGTAAATACACAAAGTAGTATATTCCCCGAGAAGAACAATATTCACAAAGAGATTCCGATGATGACTTCGCCGATTACCGAGAGCCATATATTAAGCGCGACTAGCGTAGGCTTCAAATTGAAAAGAGTGGATAAGAGGAGCAATCcacagaaagaagaaaatcagGATAGTCAGATAATCGATTTTAAAGCTCGTTTGCGGAAGGTGGACAATGTTGATAAGGAAAAAACAGTGGCGGAAGAAAGGGGCAAATCATCGCGTTTCGATGACAACGCACAGGGAAGTAACGTCGTGGACTCGGCGGATTCATCGTCTGGCGTGGATGATACAAGCGACGATAAGCGCCGCAGCACCGGAAGTATTAGTAGCCTAAAAAAATTGTGGGAGAATAAGGAGGCTTCTTGTGATAACCAACCACTTAGTCCTAAATTAAATGTGAGAGGGGCGAGTAGCAAGCAGGACGACATTGCGAACGAAGATTCGCCGGAGGATCATAGCAACGCCTCGACCAGGAGCTCAACCAGCAAGGGCGACTCGCGAGTATGGCCTCCGACGTCATCGTCCTCAGAGATGGAGAAGCCGATCGTGCCGGCCAAACCGTTGAAACCGCTCGGACCATCCAGTAAACACTTTGGTTCCTCCATATACGCTACACCAAACTGCAACAAGTCATCCCAAGGCATCGATGATGATAGTGGCGGTAAGCAGACTGGTGGCGAATCGAAAGGGGCAAAGCACAGCGTGATGGAGATCTCGAACGTCATCGAGAACAGTATTCTTAACTTGAAAGGCAGCCCCACCATTGTCATGGCCAGTTGGTTGCAGCTGTCCGATAAAGTCGGCCTGTTGCACGGCATGTGCGTCAATCTGACGGACACGGCAATTGCGCCGCACGCGAGGTTCCAATTCCGCGACCTACTCACTCGACTCGAACTACAAGCGAGGCAATTACGGGCCGCCGGCACGCGCAACATCACCGAGAACACGAGACTCTTGTGTGACGTGCAGAACACGATAAAAGACGTAATAAACACCGTGCAAAGGTAA
- the LOC126854197 gene encoding tyrosine-protein kinase Abl isoform X3, with product MGAQQTKDRVIPVGSTVRQTRKQHTRNLKDTRIIGSNIFTEHSEALLQSRPLPHIPALPEGDPPSGSSVQSISQQTNVQQHTNVSASGLLEAANRWTSKENLLAQEEDDPQLFVALYDFQAGGENQLSLKKGEQVRILSYNKSGEWCEAHSSTGQVGWVPSNYVTPVNSLEKHSWYHGRISRNAAEYLLSSGINGSFLVRESESSPGQRSISLRYEGRVYHYRINEDSEGKMFVTTESKFNTLAELVHHHSMLADGLITQLLYPAPKHNKPTVFPLSPEPDEWEINRTDIVMRHKLGGGQYGDVYEAVWKRYNMTVAVKTLKEDTMALKDFLEEAAIMKEMKHRNLVQLLGVCTREPPFYIITEFMSKGNLLDYLRNESKHQINAVVLMHMATQIASGMSYLESRNFIHRDLAARNCLVGENHLVKVADFGLARLMRDDTYTAHAGAKFPIKWTAPEGLAYNKFSTKSDVWAFGILLWEIATYGMSPYPGVDLTDVYHMLEKGYRMECPPGCPPKVYELMRQCWQWSAADRPTFKEIHHSLENMFQESSITEEVEKQLQGGGEIPLLSYKKSQTGSTGNIHGLVLVSEQLSSSGITQEGVGSVTKLSTFMGGLSSRSNSNIVQMRRSTNKKGKQAPAPPKRTSLLSSCSSFRDSAYQEQDQQNVEVSTMTLDDGTDLNGITRDLVTMATQSITTGGCDMDDDGDGSQGTAEHNFVPQPSTSPEPVSNLPCNQKQIKSRPYTSKEVLSQKLVHVGALEVQNVKRAINRYGTLPKGARIGAYLESLRQSGMPSNQESVSTATSSLSTAIVEQQQDIVASAMIDTVSQHRSLSPRQNNLRGQPQMTRSNSSSGVVNTYQPPNSPRSRAVGIRKTNAEGIGLRTFRAPNNSSFRTASPSRSIQPTLADLEFPPPPLDLPPPPDEIFSEQCDLLPPANTASPCTESSSSHTKIASSPVGLRKLKAEWRSKDEMINDHDQDDRNNDVRNAEPSVKEASSRFGVNLRRRETASSTSGDAHCGGRSTDEKKLIYKPKETSGGAMKTESIDVIGIAAPEEAPPPPPPPPPPIGSAVSGTGTSLDTFESKPGMKEMLELKLINEIKQSADMKQGSSSSSAKKIGSNVSTSGLPSTAPLDPASQLLSELCASFSMDSANKQHIVPSEYAIAMLKNNDVSGATQEHIHVNTQSSIFPEKNNIHKEIPMMTSPITESHILSATSVGFKLKRVDKRSNPQKEENQDSQIIDFKARLRKVDNVDKEKTVAEERGKSSRFDDNAQGSNVVDSADSSSGVDDTSDDKRRSTGSISSLKKLWENKEASCDNQPLSPKLNVRGASSKQDDIANEDSPEDHSNASTRSSTSKGDSRVWPPTSSSSEMEKPIVPAKPLKPLGPSSKHFGSSIYATPNCNKSSQGIDDDSGGKQTGGESKGAKHSVMEISNVIENSILNLKGSPTIVMASWLQLSDKVGLLHGMCVNLTDTAIAPHARFQFRDLLTRLELQARQLRAAGTRNITENTRLLCDVQNTIKDVINTVQR from the exons ATGGGGGCCCAACAGACCAAGGACAGGGTGATCCCCGTTGGGTCCACCGTGCGACAAACGCGCAAACAGCATACCAGGAATCTGAAGGATACGCGCATCATAGGTTCTAACATATTCACCGAGCACAGCG AGGCACTTTTACAAAGTAGACCGCTGCCTCATATTCCAGCATTGCCAGAAGGTGATCCTCCAAGTGGTTCTAGTGTTCAATCAATTTCACAGCAAACAAATGTTCAACAACACACCAATGTGTCTGCTAGTGGGCTTCTTGAAGCAGCAAATAG ATGGACTAGCAAAGAGAATCTGTTGGCGCAGGAGGAAGATGATCCTCAATTATTTGTTGCTTTGTATGATTTTCAAGCTGGTGGAGAGAATCAACTTAGTCTGAAAAAGg GTGAACAAGTACGTATCCTAAGTTACAATAAGAGTGGAGAATGGTGCGAGGCTCACTCCAGCACTGGACAAGTAGGATGGGTACCATCAAACTATGTGACCCCTGTGAATTCTTTGGAAAAACATTCTTGGTACCATGGGAGAATATCTAGAAATGCTGCGGAATATCTGTTGAGTTCGGGAATAAACGGTAGTTTTCTCGTACGGGAATCCGAGAGTAGTCCCGGGCAACGTAGTATCTCTTTGAGATACGAGGGTCGAGTGTATCACTATAGAATTAACGAGGACAGTGAAGGAAAGATGTTTGTCACGACGGAGAGTAAATTTAATACGCTGGCTGAATTGGTGCATCATCACTCGATGCTTGCCGATGGCCTCATCACGCAACTGCTGTATCCCGCACCAAAGCACAACAAGCCTACCGTCTTCCCGTTAAGTCCAGAACCGGACGAATGGGAGATTAATCGAACGGATATAGTAATGAGGCATAAATTAGGAGGCGGTCAATACGGTGATGTATACGAAGCGGTCTGGAAGAGATATAATATGACTGTAGCAGTTAAGACGCTCAAGGAGGACACAATGGCACTGAAGGATTTCCTGGAAGAGGCGGCCATCATGAAGGAAATGAAACATAGGAATTTGGTACAATTGCTGGGAGTGTGTACGCGCGAACCGCCGTTCTATATCATCACGGAGTTCATGAGCAAAGGAAATCTCCTTGATTATTTGCGAAACGAAAGTAAACATCAGATTAATGCCGTGGTCTTGATGCACATGGCTACGCAGATTGCGAGTGGCATGAGTTACTTAGAGAGTAGAAATTTCATCCATCGCGATCTAGCAGCCAGAAATTGTCTGGTCGGAGAGAATCATCTTGTTAAGGTCGCAGATTTTGGATTAGCCCGTCTTATGAGAGACGACACATATACTGCACATGCCGGTGCAAAATTTCCCATAAAATGGACAGCGCCAGAAGGTTTagcatacaataaattttccacaaag tCTGATGTGTGGGCATTCGGTATCCTTTTGTGGGAAATTGCTACCTATGGTATGTCCCCTTATCCTGGTGTCGATTTGACAGACGTTTATCATATGCTGGAGAAAGGCTATCGAATGGAGTGTCCCCCAGGCTGTCCGCCGAAAGTTTACGAATTGATGCGTCAATGTTGGCAGTGGTCAGCGGCAGATCGGCCAACTTTCAAGGAAATACATCATTcattagaaaatatgtttcaaGAATCGAGTATTACCGAAG AGGTAGAGAAGCAGCTTCAAGGTGGTGGGGAAATTCCATTactatcatataaaaaatcgcAGACTGGAAGTACTGGGAATATACATGGACTTGTTCTTGTATCCGAGCAATTGTCTTCTTCTGGCATAACACAAG AAGGAGTAGGTTCGGTTACCAAGCTGAGTACTTTTATGGGTGGCTTGTCAAGTAGGAGTAATAGTAATATAGTTCAAATGCGAAGATCGACCAATAAGAAAGGAAAACAAGCGCCGGCGCCTCCCAAGCGAACAAG CCTGCTGTCATCATGCAGTTCTTTCCGAGATTCCGCCTACCAAGAGCAAGATCAACAAAATGTCGAAGTGAGCACTATGACGCTTGACGATGGCACAGATCTAAATG GTATCACACGTGATCTCGTGACAATGGCTACACAGTCAATTACTACAGGAGGTTGCGATATGGACGACGACGGAGATGGGTCGCAAGGGACAGCAGAACATAACTTTGTTCCTCAACCGTCAACTTCGCCGGAACCAGTATCCAACTTACCGTGCAATcagaaacaaattaaatctCGACCTTACACATCTAAGGAGGTACTATCTCAGAAG CTGGTACACGTGGGTGCGCTGGAGGTGCAAAATGTTAAGAGAGCGATCAATCGTTACGGTACATTGCCAAAAGGTGCTAGAATCGGGGCGTACTTGGAATCTCTGCGACAAAGTGGTATGCCGTCGAATCAGGAGAGTGTTTCAACCGCTACGTCTTCCTTGTCTACCGCGATTGTAGAACAGCAACAGGACATTGTCGCGAGCGCCATGATTGATACAGTCTCGCAACATCGCTCGCTCTCGCCTCGCCAGAACAATCTGCGTGGTCAACCGCAAATGACACGCAGCAATTCCTCCAGCGGAGTGGTGAACACCTATCAACCGCCGAATTCACCGCGCAGCCGTGCTGTAGGTATCCGGAAGACCAACGCGGAGGGAATCGGTCTGCGGACCTTCCGCGCGCCAAACAACTCCAGTTTTCGTACCGCCAGTCCGTCCAGATCGATCCAACCGACTCTGGCTGATTTGGAGTTCCCGCCACCACCGTTGGATTTGCCACCACCTCCAGACGAGATCTTTAGTGAACAATGCGATCTACTGCCACCTGCGAATACGGCGTCACCGTGTACCGAGAGTTCCTCTTCTCACACAAAAATCGCAAGTTCGCCAGTCGGTCTCAGGAAATTGAAAGCGGAATGGCGGAGTAAAGatgaaatgataaatgatcATGATCAGGACGATAGGAATAATGATGTGAGGAACGCCGAACCGTCAGTAAAGGAGGCTAGTTCGCGATTCGGTGTGAACTTACGACGTCGAGAGACCGCTTCCTCCACTTCTGGTGATGCGCATTGCGGCGGTAGATCCACAGACGAGAAGAAGTTGATTTACAAACCGAAGGAGACAAGCGGCGGCGCAATGAAAACGGAATCGATAGATGTAATTGGAATCGCAGCTCCTGAGGAAGCACCACCCCCACCCCCGCCTCCGCCGCCCCCAATCGGCAGCGCGGTAAGCGGTACCGGTACATCTTTGGACACCTTCGAATCCAAACCAGGCATGAAAGAAATGCTGGAACTTAAGCTGATCAATGAGATTAAGCAGAGCGCGGATATGAAACAAGGTAGTAGTAGCAGTTCTGCAAAGAAAATCGGCAGCAACGTTAGTACCAGTGGGCTTCCGTCAACAGCGCCGCTTGATCCGGCGTCGCAGCTTCTGTCTGAATTGTGTGCCAGCTTTAGCATGGATTCCGCCAACAAGCAACATATTGTTCCGAGTGAATACGCGATTGCAATGTTGAAGAACAACGACGTGTCCGGAGCCACTCAGGAGCACATTCACGTAAATACACAAAGTAGTATATTCCCCGAGAAGAACAATATTCACAAAGAGATTCCGATGATGACTTCGCCGATTACCGAGAGCCATATATTAAGCGCGACTAGCGTAGGCTTCAAATTGAAAAGAGTGGATAAGAGGAGCAATCcacagaaagaagaaaatcagGATAGTCAGATAATCGATTTTAAAGCTCGTTTGCGGAAGGTGGACAATGTTGATAAGGAAAAAACAGTGGCGGAAGAAAGGGGCAAATCATCGCGTTTCGATGACAACGCACAGGGAAGTAACGTCGTGGACTCGGCGGATTCATCGTCTGGCGTGGATGATACAAGCGACGATAAGCGCCGCAGCACCGGAAGTATTAGTAGCCTAAAAAAATTGTGGGAGAATAAGGAGGCTTCTTGTGATAACCAACCACTTAGTCCTAAATTAAATGTGAGAGGGGCGAGTAGCAAGCAGGACGACATTGCGAACGAAGATTCGCCGGAGGATCATAGCAACGCCTCGACCAGGAGCTCAACCAGCAAGGGCGACTCGCGAGTATGGCCTCCGACGTCATCGTCCTCAGAGATGGAGAAGCCGATCGTGCCGGCCAAACCGTTGAAACCGCTCGGACCATCCAGTAAACACTTTGGTTCCTCCATATACGCTACACCAAACTGCAACAAGTCATCCCAAGGCATCGATGATGATAGTGGCGGTAAGCAGACTGGTGGCGAATCGAAAGGGGCAAAGCACAGCGTGATGGAGATCTCGAACGTCATCGAGAACAGTATTCTTAACTTGAAAGGCAGCCCCACCATTGTCATGGCCAGTTGGTTGCAGCTGTCCGATAAAGTCGGCCTGTTGCACGGCATGTGCGTCAATCTGACGGACACGGCAATTGCGCCGCACGCGAGGTTCCAATTCCGCGACCTACTCACTCGACTCGAACTACAAGCGAGGCAATTACGGGCCGCCGGCACGCGCAACATCACCGAGAACACGAGACTCTTGTGTGACGTGCAGAACACGATAAAAGACGTAATAAACACCGTGCAAAGGTAA